A single region of the Nicotiana sylvestris chromosome 6, ASM39365v2, whole genome shotgun sequence genome encodes:
- the LOC138871255 gene encoding uncharacterized protein, with product MKSLSIDVSLVEALEQMPDYAKFMKDLVTKKRSMNFKIIKITHQGRAIVHSMTPKLEDPGAFTIPCTIGSAEFAKALFDLGASLNLMPYSIFKTLEIGQPRTTSMILQMADRTMKRPLGVIEDVLVRVDKFILPADFDILDCEVDYEVSIILGRPFLDTGKALVDVEARELSFRVCDEKVVSMSMPFRLCNAPTTFQRCMIDIFTYMVEDYLKVFMDDFLMVGNSFDDCLANLDKVLARC from the exons atgaagagtctaTCGATCGATGTGTCATTGGTTGAAGCTTTGGAGCAAATGCCCGATTATGCAAAGTTTATGAAGGATTTGGTGACAAAGAAGCGGTCCATGAATTTTAAAATTATCAAAATCACTCATCAAGGGCGTGCAATTGTGCATTCAATGACTCCTAAATTggaagatcctggtgctttcacaatcccttgtaccattggaagtgccgagttTGCTAAAGCTCTTTTTGATCTCGGTGCAAGtctcaatttgatgccctattcgattttcaagactttggaaattgggcaaccaagaaccACATCTATGATATTACAAATGGCCGATCGTACCATGAAGAGACCCTTAGGAGTGATTGAGGATGTTttggttcgtgttgataaattcattcttccgGCAGATTTTGACAttcttgattgtgaggttgactatgaggtgtcgattattcttggtagacctttccttgatACGGGGAAGGCTCTTGTTGATGTAGAAGCCAGAGAGCTTAGCTTTCGGGTTTGTGATGAAAAAGTAGTTTCCATGAGT ATGCCATTTAGGTTGTGCAATGCACCAacaacttttcaaaggtgtatgatagATATCTTCACGTACATGGTGGAGGATTACCTTaaagtcttcatggatgacttcttgATGGTTGgaaattcttttgatgattgtcttgcaaacttggataaagtgttggcaagatgttaa
- the LOC138871256 gene encoding uncharacterized mitochondrial protein AtMg00860-like, with protein sequence MSFMVEEGIDLGHKISKNGIEVDKAKIEVIFKLPPPTSVKDVKCFLGHVGFYRCFIKNFSNVVNPLCKLLEKDAKFHFNDDCMRSFVLLKFKLTTTPIITTPNWSIPFELM encoded by the coding sequence ATGTCattcatggtcgaggaaggcattgaccttggccacaagatctcaaagaatggtattgaagtcgacaaggcaaagattgaggtaatttttaaacttccacctccaacttcgGTGAAAGACGTGAAAtgtttcttaggccatgtggGGTTTTACCGGTGTTTCATCAAGAATTTCTCTAATGTGGTGAACCCATTGTGCAAGCTTTTGGAGAAAGATGCTAAGTTCcacttcaatgatgattgcatgagatCTTTTGTATTGCtaaagttcaagttgactactactcccaTTATTACCACTCCAAATTGGAGTattccttttgagctcatgtga